The genomic DNA CGGCCTTGACCTTCGCGGTGTAGGCGTCGTCGCGGGTCGGCAGCGTGGAGTTCTTCAGGGCGACGGTCTCCTGGGACTTCGCCGAGGTCATGAAGTTCACGAACTTCAGCGCGGCCTCCTGGTGGGCCTTGTCCGAACCGGCGTAGACCGACAGGTTGTGGCCGCCGGTCGGGGCGCCCGCCTTGCCGGTGGAACCGGCCGGGACGGTGGCGATGCCGAGGTTGTTCTTGTCCTTGAACGCCGAGCCCTTGTAGAAGTTGGTGATCTCCCACGGGCCCTGGATGATCGAGGCGACCTTGCCGCTGACGAACGCCTCCTGGATGTGGGCGTAGGCGTCCGCGGTGGTGTCGGCCTTGTGCAGGCCCTTGCCGTCGAAGAGGCTCAGCCAGGTGCCGTAGCCCTTCTTCGCCTCGGCGGAGTCGACGGTGACCTTCTTGGCGTCGGCGTCGACCGTGTCGGTGCCCTCGCCGTACAGGAACGGCTGCGCGTAGTAGCCGGCCGTGGAGGCCCAGTAGCCGTCGGCGCCGGTCTTGTCCTTGATGGTGGCGGCGGCCTTCTTCAGGTCGTCCCAGGTCTTGGGGGCCTCGACGCCGGCCTTCTTGAACAGTTCCTTGTTGTAGACGAAGGCGAGGGTGTCGGTGACCAGCGGAACGCCGTAGGTCTTGCCCTCGTACTTGGCCTGCTCGATCAGGTTGGGCTGGAACTTGTCCTGCTCGGCGAGGGCCTCGGTGCCGTCCAGCGGCAGGAAGAAGCCCTTCTTGGCGAAGGCGGGCGTCCAGCCGACCTCGGAGCGCAGCACGTCCGGGGCGCCCTTGGAACCTGCGGCGGTGTCGAACTTGTTCTGCGCCTGGTCGAAGGGCACGTTGACGAAGTTGACCTTGACGCCCTTGTTGGCGGCCTCGAACTCCTTGACCAGGGCCTTGTAGGTCGGCGCCTCGTTGGTCGCGTTGGAGGTGTCCCAGTAAGTGATGGTGACCGGTCCGCCCGACTCGCTGTCGCCGCCGTCGTCTCCGCCGCACGCCGTCGCCGCCAGGGCGAGGGACGCCACCAGCGCGGTGGCCGCTATGCCACGCCGCATGAGTTCTCCTTGAGGGTGAAAGCCCGTGCGGTGCAGGGTGCGGGCCCGTCCGCCGCTCCTGCCGACCGCCGACCGCTTCGTTGCTGCCGTCGGGCGACGTGAACGTAACAGCGTTGAAAGCCCGGCGAAAGGTCTTGCTGCAAAAATGTGCAAGAGATCTCCGAAGTTATCCGGGCGTGACCTCTCGGCGACCGTCATGAGACGCTTGTTTACGGGGCCCGAGCGGTATCGGGCGGGTTGTGCAAGACTCTGCAAGCTCTTGCCGCCACTTTCTCGAGGGAGCGCGATGACGCAGCAGCCCGCGCCGGGCCGTCCGACGGGCCGTCCAACCGGCCGCCCACGGCGCCCGATCGGTGTGCAAGGAAGCGGCCGACAGGTACAGTCCACCCCTGTGACCACACGGCTTGCCGACATCGCCGCCCAGGCGGGGGTGAGCGAAGCGACGGTCAGCCGCGTCCTCAACGGGAAGCCGGGCGTCGCCGCCACCACCCGCCAGTCCGTGCTCGCCGCCCTCGACGTGCTGGGCTACGAGCGCCCCGTGCGGCTGCGGCAGCGCAGCGAGGGCCTGGTGGGCCTGATCACCCCGGAGCTGGAGAACCCGATATTCCCCGCGCTGGCCCAGGTCATCGGGCAGGCGCTGACCCGCCAGGGCTACACGCCCGTCCTCGCCACCCAGACGCCGGGCGGCTCGACGGAGGACGAGCTGACCGAGATGCTGGTCGACCGCGGGGTCGCCGGCATCATCTACGTCTCGGGGCTGCACGCCGACACCACCGCCGACATGCAGCGCTACGAGCGGCTGCGCGCGCAGGGCGTGCCCTTCGTCCTCGTCGACGGCTTCTCCTCGCAGGTGCAGGCGCCGTTCATCTCCCCCGACGACCGGGCCGCCATGAGCCTCGCGGTCACCCACCTCGTCTCGCTCGGACACACCCGGATCGGGCTGGCCCTCGGGCCGAAGCGGTTCGTGCCGGTGCAGCGCAAGATCGAGGGCTTCGTCCGGACCGTCCAGGACCAGTTGGGGCTGAGCGCCGAGACGGTGGAGAAGGAGCTGGTCCAGCACTCGCTGTACACCCTGGAGGGCGGCCAGGCGGCGGCCTCCGCGCTCATCGGGCGGGACTGCACGGCGGTGGTCTGCGCCAGCGACATGATGGCGCTGGGCGCGATACGCGCGGCCCGGCAGCTGGGCCTCGACGTGCCCAAGGACGTCTCGGTCGTCGGCTTCGACGACTCGCCGCTGATCGCCTTCACCGACCCGCCGCTCACCACGGTCCGCAAGCCGGTCCCGGCGATGGGTCAGGCGGCGGTGCGCACGCTGCTCGAGGAGATCGGCGGGACGCCCGCGCCGCACAGCGAGTTCGTGTTCATGCCGGAGCTGGTGGTGCGCGGCTCGACGGCGTCGGCGCCGGGCGAGCGCGGCCGCCCCTGATTCCTGTGGGGGTGCCGGCTCCGGGGCGGATGCGGGTCGGTTCCACCTGAGGGATGATCGGTGGAAGAAGGCTTTTCTGGCAGACTTCATGCCTATGGGTGACGCGACCGTGAGGACTCGGGAACGCCTGGAGGACGGCGCTCCGCACCCCGTCACAGAGACGACGGGGAAGAGCCTCCTGTCCCGGCTCCGCACCCCGCGCCGCCCCCGCCTGTGGTTCGAGATCCTGCTGATCGCGCTCAGTTACTGGACGTACTCCCTCGTCCGCAACGCGGTGCCGGAGCAGCGGACCGCGGCCCTGCGCAACGCCGACTGGATCTGGCACGTCGAGCAGCAACTGGGCATCGCCGTCGAGGAGTCCGTCAACCACGCCGTCAACTCGGTGACTTGGCTGGTCGTGGGCATGAACTACTACTACGCCACGCTGCACTTCGTGGTGACTCTGGGTGTCCTGGTGTGGCTCTTCCGCAGCCATCCCGGCCGCTACGCGGCGACCCGGCTGGTGCTCTTCGCGACCACGGGCGTCGCCCTGGCCGGCTACTACCTGTATCCGCTCGCCCCGCCGCGGCTGATGAACGGCGAACACTTCGTCGACACGGTGATGGTCCACCAGACCTGGGGGTCGATGGCGTCGGGGGACCTGAAGAACATGTCCAACCAGTACGCCGCGATGCCGTCGATGCACATCGGGTGGTCGGTGTGGTGCGGGCTGACGATCTTCGTGCTGGCGTCGGTGCCGTGGGTGCGGGTGCTGGGGCTGGTGTATCCGGCGCTCACGCTGGTGGTGATCGTGGCGACGGCGAACCACTTCTGGCTGGACGCGGTGGGGGGTGTGGCGTGTCTGGCGTTCGGGTACGGGGTGGCTTACGTCTGGTACGGGAGCCTGCCGTACCGGTTGCCCAGGGTGGTGCCGGTCGCCGCGCGGCGGCGGAAGGTGTGGTTGCCGGGGCGCGCGTAGCTGCGGGCAGTCGTGCCGCTGGGGCGGCACGGGTGGGCGCAGCGGCACCCCGCAACGCGGGACTGTGCGACCCATAGCCCCAGCAGCAGGGGCGCGTGCGGCCGCGGCGGCAGCCGTTACGCGTAGAACAACTCCTCCACCACCGTGCGAGCCCGGCGGGCCGTGCGGCGGTATTCGTCGAGCATGTCGCCCGCGTGGCCCGAGCCGTGGCCGAGATAGCGGCCCACGGCGGCCAGCTCGCGCGGGTCGGTGGGGAACGTGTCGCCGGCCCGTCCGCGGACCAGCATCACCGCGTTGCGGACCCGTGTCGCCAGCACCCACGCCTCGTCGAGCGTGGCGGTGTTCTCCTCCGAGACCAGCCCGGCGTCCCGCGCGGCGGCCAGCGCCGCGCGCGTCCCGGTGGTCCGCAGCGCGGCGATCTCGTGCCCGTGCCGCAGCTGGAGCAGCTGCACGGTCCACTCCACGTCGGACAGGCCGCCCGGACCCAGTTTGGCGTGCAGCTTGGGGTCGGCCCCGCGCGGCAGCCGCTCGGACTCCATCCGGGCCTTGAGCCGCCGGATCTCCCGTACGGCGTCCTCCCCGAGCCCGCCCGCCGGGTACCGCAGGGGGTCGATCAGCTCGATGAAGCGCCGCCCCAGCTCCTCGTCCCCGGCGACGAACTCGGCCCGCAGCAGGGCGTGCGACTCCCACCCCAGTGACCAGCGCCGGTAGTAGGCCTCGTACGACTTGAGGGTCCGCGCCAGGGGCCCCGACCTGCCCTCGGGCCGCAGGTCGGCGTCGATCAGCAGCGGCGGGTCGGCGCTCGGCACCTGGAGCAGGCGGCGCATCTCGGAGACGACCTTGTTGGCGGCGTCGCCCGCCTCCCGCTCGCCCACCCCGTCGCGGGGCTCGTGCACGAACAGCACGTCGGCGTCCGAGCCGTAGCCCAGCTCGTGTCCGCCGAAGCGGCCCATGCCGATGATCGCGAACCGGGTCGGCAGGACGTCGCCCCACTTGTCCCGCACGACCGCCCGCAGCGTACCCGCGAGCGTCGCCGACGTCAGGTCGGACACGGCGCCGCCGACCAGGTCCACCAGGGCGCCCTGGTCGGCCTCGACGGGCTGGGCCTCGGTGCCGTAGGAGCCGACGATGTCCGCGGCGGCCGTGCGGAACAGCTCCCGGCGCCGTACGCCGCGCACCGCGGTGACGGCCTGTACGGCGTCGTCGGCGCGACGGACCGCGGCGAGGGTCTCCTGCTCCAGCTGGGCGCGGCCGCGCGGCCGCAGTCCCCCGGCGACGCCGTCGCCGAGCAGTGCGACGGCCTCCGGGGCCCGCATCAGCAGGTCGGGGGCGAGCCGTCCGGCGGACAGGACGCGGGCGAGGTTCTCGGCGGCGGCGCCCTCGTCGCGCAGCAGCCTGAGGTACCAGGGTGTGGTGCCGAGCGCGTCGGAGACCTTGCGGAAGTTGAGCAGCCCGGTGTCCGGGTCGGCGGAGTCGGCGAACCAGCCGAGCAGCACGGGCAGCAGGGTGCGCTGGATGGCCGCCTTGCGGGTGACGCCGGACGCCAGCGCCTCCAGGTGCCGCAGGGCGGCGGCCGGGTCGGCGTAGCCGAGGGCGACCAGGCGCTCCCGGGCGGCCTCGGGGCTGAGCCGGGCCTCGCCGGGGGCGAGCTGGGCGACGGCGTCGAGCAGCGGCCGGTAGAACAGCTTCTCGTGCAGCCTGCGGACGACGGCCGCGTGCCGCTTCCACGCCCGCAGCAGCCCGGTCACCGGGTCGTTGCGCAAGCCCAGGGAGCGCCCCATGCGGCGCAGGTCGGCCTCTTCCTCGGGCACGAGATGGGTGCGGCGCAGCCGGTGCAGCTGGATGCGGTGCTCCATGGAGCGCAGGAAGCGGTACGCCTCGTCGAGCTGGGCGGCGTCGGTCCGGCCGACGTAGCCGCCGGCGGCGAGGGCCTCCAGCGCGTCCAGCGTCGTGCCGCTGTGCAGGGAGGTGTCGGCGCGTCCGTGCACCAGCTGGAGGAGCTGCACGGCGAACTCGACGTCCCTGAGGCCGCCGGGCCCGAGCTTGAGCTGCCGGTCCACCTCGGTGACGGGGATGTTCTCCACCACCCGGCGGCGCATCTTCTGCACGTCCGGGACGAAGTTCTCGCGGTCGGCGGCCTGCCACACCAGGGGCTGGAGGGCGGCGACGTACTCGGCGCCGAGCCCGGGGTCGCCGGCCACCGGGCGGGCCTTGAGCAGCGCCTGGAACTCCCAGGTCTTGGCCCAGCGCTGGTAGTAGGCGACGTGGCTGCTGAGGGTGCGCACCAGGGGGCCGTTGCGGCCCTCGGGGCGGAGATTGGCGTCGACGGGCCAGATGGAGCCCTCGACGGTGGTCTCGGAGCAGATCCGCATCATGTGCGAGGCCAGCGAGGTGGCGGCCCGCAGTGCCTTGGTCTCGTCGGCGTCGGCGTCGGCGGGCTCGCCCACGAAGATGACGTCGACGTCGGAGACGTAGTTCAGCTCGTGTCCGCCGCACTTGCCCATCGCGATCACCGCGAGCCGGCACCGGGCGGCGTCCTCGGGCGCGGCGGCCTCGGCGAGGGCCAGGGCGGCGCGCAGGGTGGCGGTGGCGAGGTCGGCCAGCTCGGCGGCGGTCTCGGCGACGTCGATGGTGCCGCAGACGTCGCGGGCGGCGATGGACAGCAGGCAGCGCCGGTAGGCGACGCGCAGGGTCACCGGGTCGGTGGCCTCGGCGAGCCCCCGCTCGAACTCCTCGACGCCGCGGTGC from Streptomyces sp. CB09001 includes the following:
- a CDS encoding phosphatase PAP2 family protein, whose protein sequence is MGDATVRTRERLEDGAPHPVTETTGKSLLSRLRTPRRPRLWFEILLIALSYWTYSLVRNAVPEQRTAALRNADWIWHVEQQLGIAVEESVNHAVNSVTWLVVGMNYYYATLHFVVTLGVLVWLFRSHPGRYAATRLVLFATTGVALAGYYLYPLAPPRLMNGEHFVDTVMVHQTWGSMASGDLKNMSNQYAAMPSMHIGWSVWCGLTIFVLASVPWVRVLGLVYPALTLVVIVATANHFWLDAVGGVACLAFGYGVAYVWYGSLPYRLPRVVPVAARRRKVWLPGRA
- a CDS encoding LacI family DNA-binding transcriptional regulator, whose amino-acid sequence is MTTRLADIAAQAGVSEATVSRVLNGKPGVAATTRQSVLAALDVLGYERPVRLRQRSEGLVGLITPELENPIFPALAQVIGQALTRQGYTPVLATQTPGGSTEDELTEMLVDRGVAGIIYVSGLHADTTADMQRYERLRAQGVPFVLVDGFSSQVQAPFISPDDRAAMSLAVTHLVSLGHTRIGLALGPKRFVPVQRKIEGFVRTVQDQLGLSAETVEKELVQHSLYTLEGGQAAASALIGRDCTAVVCASDMMALGAIRAARQLGLDVPKDVSVVGFDDSPLIAFTDPPLTTVRKPVPAMGQAAVRTLLEEIGGTPAPHSEFVFMPELVVRGSTASAPGERGRP
- a CDS encoding bifunctional [glutamine synthetase] adenylyltransferase/[glutamine synthetase]-adenylyl-L-tyrosine phosphorylase, giving the protein MTAPGRRSSTFTRLLRHGFTDPSAAERLLDGAELAELRADPVLLEALGATADPDLALHGLVRLLEAQPDPTARQELLDTLIAAKPLRDRLLGVLGASEALADHLARHAGDWQALVTYEPRDLHRGVEEFERGLAEATDPVTLRVAYRRCLLSIAARDVCGTIDVAETAAELADLATATLRAALALAEAAAPEDAARCRLAVIAMGKCGGHELNYVSDVDVIFVGEPADADADETKALRAATSLASHMMRICSETTVEGSIWPVDANLRPEGRNGPLVRTLSSHVAYYQRWAKTWEFQALLKARPVAGDPGLGAEYVAALQPLVWQAADRENFVPDVQKMRRRVVENIPVTEVDRQLKLGPGGLRDVEFAVQLLQLVHGRADTSLHSGTTLDALEALAAGGYVGRTDAAQLDEAYRFLRSMEHRIQLHRLRRTHLVPEEEADLRRMGRSLGLRNDPVTGLLRAWKRHAAVVRRLHEKLFYRPLLDAVAQLAPGEARLSPEAARERLVALGYADPAAALRHLEALASGVTRKAAIQRTLLPVLLGWFADSADPDTGLLNFRKVSDALGTTPWYLRLLRDEGAAAENLARVLSAGRLAPDLLMRAPEAVALLGDGVAGGLRPRGRAQLEQETLAAVRRADDAVQAVTAVRGVRRRELFRTAAADIVGSYGTEAQPVEADQGALVDLVGGAVSDLTSATLAGTLRAVVRDKWGDVLPTRFAIIGMGRFGGHELGYGSDADVLFVHEPRDGVGEREAGDAANKVVSEMRRLLQVPSADPPLLIDADLRPEGRSGPLARTLKSYEAYYRRWSLGWESHALLRAEFVAGDEELGRRFIELIDPLRYPAGGLGEDAVREIRRLKARMESERLPRGADPKLHAKLGPGGLSDVEWTVQLLQLRHGHEIAALRTTGTRAALAAARDAGLVSEENTATLDEAWVLATRVRNAVMLVRGRAGDTFPTDPRELAAVGRYLGHGSGHAGDMLDEYRRTARRARTVVEELFYA
- a CDS encoding extracellular solute-binding protein, yielding MRRGIAATALVASLALAATACGGDDGGDSESGGPVTITYWDTSNATNEAPTYKALVKEFEAANKGVKVNFVNVPFDQAQNKFDTAAGSKGAPDVLRSEVGWTPAFAKKGFFLPLDGTEALAEQDKFQPNLIEQAKYEGKTYGVPLVTDTLAFVYNKELFKKAGVEAPKTWDDLKKAAATIKDKTGADGYWASTAGYYAQPFLYGEGTDTVDADAKKVTVDSAEAKKGYGTWLSLFDGKGLHKADTTADAYAHIQEAFVSGKVASIIQGPWEITNFYKGSAFKDKNNLGIATVPAGSTGKAGAPTGGHNLSVYAGSDKAHQEAALKFVNFMTSAKSQETVALKNSTLPTRDDAYTAKVKADPGIAGFQTVLPAAQPRPALPEYSSLWTPLDDELPQIAGGKKSLDEGLGDAKTAIAKLVPDFSK